The genomic window TTCAACTTGTCTACGAACcctattataattttgtttctGGACTCCAAACTCTTATAATCTTCTGTGAAGGTGGATCCAAGTGCTGGTGCAGCTTTACGATAGGATATAAGTGGAAGTTTGTTTCCTTCCTCCTTCAATCTTGTAATATCTTCTGCTTTTTTAGTGGCTTGCTTACCTAGTGAGTAATTAAATGTCAAATCTGTACATTGGCCCCAAAAGCATTTCTTGTGCTTCTTAACTTCGTTTTCATAGAAATTTTGTAATGCGGCCTCAATTTCTGCCTCGTTGGAGAGCCATTTTGACATGTTAGGTGGAATTTCGTTTCCTTTCATGCTTTCTACATCTACCCACCCTTGCAAAGTTTGTTTCAAAGCTTTTAACGTCTCGAGCTCTTTATCCAAATTGGCTATGATTTTTTTGTGTTGGATCATATATTTAAATTGCTTCAAGATATACTCCACTCCCAGTTCTCCAAATTTCGAAAGAGCTCCTTTTGACAGTTCAGTacaaaaatccatttttttttttgccttaaatGGTGGAGGTGTCCCTAAATTATCACATTGTGCAAGTAAAATAATATCAAACAAGACACAATTAAAAGGAATTGGTTCTAACAAAATGTATAGCTAATCAAAATGATTAAAGTAGAACCTAATCTACACCATTCAACTACTTTTCACTAGATTTCTAGATTATAAAACTCACTCTTTGATTAAAAGTTTTCATCATATAGATcttttatataaacaaattaCATTTATCTAAAATACGAGTAATTTGTTATCTCATTGGAATACGCTAAAGAGTAAggttaaataaaattgaaaaaatacattaatttgaACATATCACAATGACATATATGACATTTGTGAtaataattttcaattcaacAGATAATGtaggagaggattatgttagtTAATTTAATATTCTTGCATATCTGGGTATATTGAATGTCAACAATAAGGTTTGTGTTTCAGAACGAGAAAAAACGGTGTGTGAAAGAATGGCAGAGGAGATAAAAATACTGGTAACTAGCTAGTTATATGTTAAGTAAGAAAACTTACACAATAGCACAGTGGTGAGAAAATCCTATGGTTTGTATTTGACTGGTGGAGCAAAGTGTATTTGACTGGTGGTGGGATTAGAGTCTGCACCTGTATGGTAAGGGAGAGCAACATTCAGCGGGAATGGTTAAACGGTGATATAAGGTATGTATGGAACTGATCTGCAAATTGTATGCATGGTAAAATATGTTGTTTTGGAGAAGCTAAAGAAAAGTAGAGAATAATGAGAGAAGAAGGAAGGAGCAGTTAACTATAGCTGAAAATGATGGTAtcatttctaatttttattggAAAAACTTGAAACAATAATAATGTGGCTTATATTGTTAATAAAGTTTGTGTCCTGGTGGtttcatattgtttttttatgtagattgttcaacatatatattGGCCTAACGTATGCCATGAACCCCtatttatcaataatattaatttgttGTTACTAAAAAAGTCCTACACaaatatataatcatattatattgaATCAACAAAATGTCAGCAAACTTGTAGAAGTAATGTCATGGTATGGTATAAAATGGTAAAATAAATAGATTAAATAATGGGTAGAAGTACTAATCATCTCCCCCATTGTAAGATTAAGTTTGCTCGCCCTGCTCATGTTACCTGGGTGGGTGGCAAAATAATTCCTACCCGCAGTTAATTAAAATCCACCATGGGGCGGGTAGCTTGACGCGTACCCTCAGATAAAATAAACTGATATCTTAACTAACTGTCAATTAATGGATACAGAGGTGGAGGTAATGATATTTGTACTGTACCcgttaataaattagtaaaattgacAAAATATCATACTAcgtaatataaaatattaatcacCCACATGAAATAAATcctaacctttttttttaacaaaagaaaccCTAACCTAATTTGTgtttattatttgatttttaattttgttgtcaAAGTGAGAGTGTAgtgtattaatattattatgtatTAATACACTTTTGTGCTGTCAACAAAGGAGGACGAAATTCTAcataattacaaaaataaaaaaattatgccaagcatttttttgaaaaaaattgatattcGTGGATATCAGCAAATACCCCCCTGATACCTCAAAATCAGCTAAATACTCGTCTAGCGAATGTCGGCACGGTTATGAGGGTGGGCAAAAAGTTTAAGCAAGCATGACAAGTTTATAGTGACTAATAAAAAACCCAATATGTGTAGGgacgaaaaacatatttaactttttttcctttttacatAAGTTTGTGTCTATAGCTAGTATAGGCAAAATACATTTTATGGTTCTTTAAATTGTATTCAATTTaaccttttctttccttttttctaaaattataatttttaaaaaaaaaaagtttctcaGTATTTGGAAAGGGggaaaaaagaatgaaaatataaaattcaaagctAATCAACACAACTACACAatctacaatatataaaaatagaataaaatgcTAACGAACATAAATTGTACGTAAAGATCCAAAGTGGTTAATACTTGAAGAAATTGACAACAATATGTGAGCatgtagaaaataaatatataaataagaaaacaTGAGAAGTAAAGTAACTCTAATTATCATCAGAGCAATATGTTATATCGATTTTTTTAGAAAGAAATAAAGAATGTAGGAAAATCTTACCGGATGGAGCACTTGAAGAGAAATGAGTAATAATGGGTGCTGAGCTGATTATAATGAAAGATAACTGCAGTCCTAGACAGCTGATATGCACAGGAAATTACTAATGTTTAGGTTAAACTGGGTggttgtttatatatatattatagaaaTTCAGAACAATGAACTATAGGAACCAGGTgaagaagataaaataaagttggGATGATatataaacagataaaaagctTCATTGGATTCCAATAATTTGTCCAACACAAAAGCAAACCATGGCCAAAGAAAAAGATCAGATGCTTGCTCCATCAATTGATTAAGTATAGTCACTCTCTCACAATTTAGTTATGTGTGGAATTCAATTATGCGAAAGAAATCAAGTAATGTTCTTAGCTCTTATCATAGCATTTCCTTCACGAAAAGAAAGcatattttgtttcttattgTTATCTAAAAAGAAAAGTACAAGTGATTCTTACCATATGTGTTTACTTTGTTTTGCAATTTATATGCTTTTCTTGACACCAAAATTATGGCATAAGAATCGCCCAAACTATGGTGTAAAATGTTGAAGCATATTGATAAGCGActgcttaggatcgtcttgaaaacaggtaaaataggaacttgaccctaaccgcgacctgccggtagaaccaaagttatcaaggaaaagaggaacttgaccctaaccgcgacctgccggtagaaccaaagttatcaaagaaagtgcgaccctaaccgcgacctgccggtagaaccaacactataaagttcttatctcaagaacaaaggaaaagttctcacaagaaaACTGtcaaattatattaaacttcAAGTTGTGATTTGAgaagtacatgatagtcctatttatagcatatccttacatagtaggatttattgtccactaccatacattcaTCATAGACcttagaaaattcccactaacatgcttataaattcccactagccactataatgacttgGTGCACCACTAGGATGCATTTAGAGAGGCTAGAAGGAAGCTAAAGGTCGTCTAAAAACCTtcctaataccaaaaacgaaaattgccataaaaataaagaaaattggacttaattgtttatttatttagtccaatattattagaccacaaAACAGCCCAATGATGCTTCTCATGGTGtgaattgggcttcaagttgggctcaagcatcttcatccaatTGTAAGAAATTGAGCCAAGTTGGTTCAGCCTCCGAAGGATATCgatcttctttttctttgatcTTGATGACTAGACTTTGTAAGGCTTGATTCATCCTCATAGTCTTGGACCTAGTCATAGGACCTCCTATCTCATGCAAAGGATCTTTAGATGAGTCGGTTCCATCACATATGGTAGTTCCATTTCCATTGTTTAATAATACACATAAAAAAGACACTGCAGCAAAGCTCTTTCATGTTACAATTACATGGTTTAAACTTGCACAAATTTGTAATAGACCAGAGACATTAATCATCTCTGTGAAAACATAgtggttataacttataagtggGAGGCAACTCTCACTTACAAATCTGATTTTCTGACATGAGTTAGACCCTAAGCCAAATTCTAAGAGTAACTACTACTAATAGGATTTTCTTCAAATCTTGAACTTTATCTATGTTGATCAAAATGACAATTGAATTGGTTAAAGCTTAAAATAAACTCAAGCAGAAGAGTAGAATTCCAAATACAGGACAATAAGGTTATAGTATTTTCTCAAGATCCAAGCAACCAAACTGGAATAAGCTAAAGTAAAATGCAAGTCacattagaaagaaaaaaaatcatgaagaTAATAGCCCTATCAAATTATGAGATATATAtgtatttcttttgtttgaggTTAAACATGATTTCATTCAACCAAAGCTGGAAAACAGCCAAAGAAAGGGGTTACAACTGAACAGAAACTGGAAATAGAAGGAGCATACACCAGCCCTTTGCCAAAGAGGCTACATTGTGGGCTTCAACATTTAAATCTCTACTAGTACTGACAAACTTAACAGAAACATTAGAGAAACTACTTAACAAACCTCTGCGGTCTTGAGCTATTAATTCTATGGATGCCAAAGCTGTCCTCTTTGCAATGCAATTCACATTCGTGACATCAGAGAAAATGATGAGATTATCAATATGTTGCGCAATATCTGTTTGGAGAGCCCATCTCACTCCCATAgcttcaggtttttcaaaactaAACCTCATCCTGTGTGACCATTGTTGAAACAGCCTGCATCAGTAAACATTGACTGCATAGTCTCATCAATCAGGTTTGAAATGGCACCCTGTTGCAGCACCATTTGATTGCTTCTTCTAGGATTGGCCTCATTATACTCATGGACAAAGCAATGTATTTCAATATAAGCTATTCCGGCCATATTTCAACTTTCAtgtaaaagaagaaataaatatCAAGGGCGAAAAGGTTAAAATGTAAGtcacatcagcaaaaaaatcCATGAAGATGCCCTAGCAATCACTTTAAAGTAACACATTATGAGAAATATCATAACATGTCTCAATATCAGCTATTGCCTGCCATATTTCTTCTTGTTTCATATTGTTTTGGAGATGCGCCTGTATCTCAGCAATTGAAATAACATTTGACCGCAATTCTCAACAATATCAAAAGATGATAACATAATTGGAACTGCAATTAGAAACCTCGACTATAAAACCATAAAACAGATCACAAAGAgttatttattttcattgaaGATCAAAAGCATATCATAACTAACAACAATGCATCACataattttacataaaacaAGGCACCGAACAAAATAGAATCTCTCATTCATTCACTCCAATACTTCTCATCAGCATCTTTACCCAATTCTTCCCTATCACTATCCGAACCATCCTCAACCAAACTCTCCTTAAACCGCAAAACATCCTCAACAACCGAATTCCTAAACAAACCAACATCAGAAGCACCCGACACCATATGATAACCACGCGACCGAAGATCCTTCGGCCCATCAAACGGCAAAGCAAAACCAGACAAAAAAACATCATCTTTTTCACTCTTCCTCTTCAAAACCTTCCTCTCCGCTTCCCTCAAAGTCTCTTTCACTTTCTTATTCCCTGGATCCCACAAATACCCCATACTAGCACTCAAATCCAACGGTCCCATTTGCACACAGTCAACACCATCAACAGCTGCAATTTTTTCAACATTCTTCACTCCTTCTTCAGATTCAACCTGAACCATAACCAAAAGCTCATCAAGGTAATTATTCAAGTAACCTTCATCAATACCATAGCTCGAAGCCCGAACAATCGGATGGGCCGAGCCACGAAGCCCGGCGGGTGGAAAACGGCAGTAAGAAACAGCTTTTGCTGCGGATTTCCCAGATTCTATCATCGGAAACATGATCCCTTGTGGACCTAAATCTAGGGCCTTTTTAGCCCATGCAGCAGTGGTTTCTGGAACACGAACTATTGCGGCGGTTTGTGAAGCGGCGAGTGCGTGTAGACATGGAAGAGCATCAGAGATGCTTCCGTGGCCGTGTTCCATGTCGACGACGACGAAATCATAGCCGGCGAGACCGGCGATTTCGGATAATGTTGGAGAGAAGGTGAGGAGGAAGATGCCGTAGAGGGTTTCGCCGGAACGGAGACGGGATTTGAGGTTGCGGTATGAGGgagtggtggtggtgatgacgGTGTCGTCGGGGAAGGATTTGAGAATGGGGATGGAAGAATTGGGAATGGATTTGAAATGTGTTGAGGAAGTGAATGGGTTGAGTTTGAAATTGAGATTGGATTTAGTgggaagagaagagagaaatgtgGTTGTTGATTTTGGTGTTGTGAGAGTGAAGGAGATTGTGGTGGTGTTCGccatttttgtttcttcaaGTCTTGTTGTTCTTGAAGAAGACACTGTAGTAGGTAGAGAGAGTGATgagtttgtgtttgttttttacaaaaatagtatttaattcatcaaaaaattaatgtatatgatttatattattgattagatacattaattttttaatgaattttaaaaatgatttttttcttgtaGTAATGAATTAATGATCAATCTTTGGAGAATGATAGATAATTGTTTTGGTTAAGATTTGAATTTGGAATTCTCTCGAAAATTGATAATtgttctttgaaaaaaaataatattacttgacaaaaaaaaaatttaagtgattaatgagtttccacaaattataaaataaaatttaaatttgattataggaaaaaaaattactaaaaagaaaaattattattaatcatattttaacatacaaataaaagaaaaacttagTAACTACTTAAACATAATCAttaaattaccaaaaaaattaaaaacataattatttgTCTGATTGTTTACGGATTGGATTGTTTATCATAGAAAATACGGATAAAATTGGGATGTAtctagaaaggaaaaaaaaatgaaaatggttCTTTCTTAGGTATTTCAAAACGTAGGTTTCAAATACGCATAATTTTGTAAAGTATCTTTCGAAATAACTAGAATTTAGACTTGTGCGGTGCAGAGGTCTAATTAGCCtaatatgtaataaaaaaacttgtaatattaaaagatattttaaaaaaaattattgtaagcAAATAATGTGGATTTGAATCCCACCGtagacaaatttatttttttcttaatttaaaactgcaataaaaagaaagggaaaatgaGCAGGAAAAAGATTAGATTTAAATTTAGCGTATCAGAATAAGATAAGAATATATATAACTTATAAGAGAAGATTAGGTTAACATATAGGATGACAAAATTACACTGCaggtcttttatcttatttttttaacactttggtcctttatttttttttgtaacatattgatcatttatctttatcttttatttgtaacactttggtcctttatcttttttatttgtaacactttagtcctttttttgtaacactttggtccttatcttatttatttatgaaaaataa from Trifolium pratense cultivar HEN17-A07 linkage group LG1, ARS_RC_1.1, whole genome shotgun sequence includes these protein-coding regions:
- the LOC123913834 gene encoding 2-keto-3-deoxy-L-rhamnonate aldolase, which translates into the protein MANTTTISFTLTTPKSTTTFLSSLPTKSNLNFKLNPFTSSTHFKSIPNSSIPILKSFPDDTVITTTTPSYRNLKSRLRSGETLYGIFLLTFSPTLSEIAGLAGYDFVVVDMEHGHGSISDALPCLHALAASQTAAIVRVPETTAAWAKKALDLGPQGIMFPMIESGKSAAKAVSYCRFPPAGLRGSAHPIVRASSYGIDEGYLNNYLDELLVMVQVESEEGVKNVEKIAAVDGVDCVQMGPLDLSASMGYLWDPGNKKVKETLREAERKVLKRKSEKDDVFLSGFALPFDGPKDLRSRGYHMVSGASDVGLFRNSVVEDVLRFKESLVEDGSDSDREELGKDADEKYWSE